AAATCGAAGCCTATAGTCTGCAAGAATTAAAGTTGAAGGACAATCTTGCAGAAGCGGAGGAGCGCTCGGAAGCTTTGATCCAACGTGTGGCAGCGGCTGAGCAGATCCGCGAACTTGAAGGCAAACGCGAGCAGGCCATTGCCAATTTGGAACAAGTAAATGAGGACCTCAACGAGGAGTTGATGTTCTACCACAAGCGAATGTTCACCAGCAAATGGGTGTTGAAGGGGACCGAGCCACTTTTTGCATCGTACAGCATTAAATACGGTGCTTATGACAAAAAGAAACTTGAACTGCGAGCAGAGTTACAGGTCAGGTTGGAGCAAGAGACCCAACTTAAGCGAAAGATGCAGACCAGACTACCAATAGATGTTCCTGAGCCCATACACGTGGAGCGCATGTTGGAAGCGGAACGCTGTTTGGTTTGCGATCGGGTAGCAGAGAGGGGAAGCGAAGCATGGAATAAGATCAAAGAACTTTTGGACCGGACGCACGATGAGAACAAGGCCCTTGAAGAAGAAGCGCATACTGTCCATGATTTCAGTCCCGACTTAAAACGTTTGTATAATAATGGCCTCGCCCTGGCGCCTAGTGTGCAAGGGGTTGATCGTGACATTGCCAATACCCGTAAGCAGATCAAGAAGTATGAAACGCGCCGGAAGGTCATCAGTCAGGATCTTGATAAGCTAGCGGCCAGTATTCAGGAATTGATCTCAAACTCAGCCTTGGACATCAACGCGGCAAAGAACCTGCTGCACGACTATACAGCACAGAGCGAAAATGTGCGCAGGTTCGATAGGGAAGCAGGGAATCTTGGACACGACATTGCTTCACTGAAAGAGGCGCGCGACAAGATCAATGAGCAACTACAAGCACTTGTAACGGGTGAACTACCTGCTTATTTGGAAGAAAAGGTCAAGGTCCTCACTGAGTTCCATATGGTTACACACTCAACGCGGGATCGTGTTTTTAAGCAGTTGGTGAGCGAGTTAGAGAAGGAGGCGAACACGCATTACGCGGATATGACCAAGGGAAACCTATCAGCAAGAGGCATTATTCACTTGAAAGAACTTGCTAATGGCAACTATATGCCGGAGTTGGTAGATGATCAAGGCAACGCACTTTTGAATTTGAATACTGGTAATATCATTCTAATAAAGCTAGCCACCATCATGGCCATTATCTCTGCGCGGCAAGGGACACGGGCCACGGACCTCTACACGCTCATCACAGATGCACCTATGTCAGTATTCGGCGAGGATTACACCTTGGGATTCTGTAGAACTGTGAGTAAGGTCTATAGGCAAAGTATCATCATGAGCAAAGAGTTCTACAAGAACATTGCGTTGCGCGATCAGTTGTTCAATGACCCCGAAATAAAGCTTGGCAAAGTGTACGAGATCACCCCATCGATCCCGGAAGCCGAGCGAGCTAACCGGAATTCGTTGGCCACGATAATCAAAGCCTTGAATTGATATGGAATTTTTAGCGCGCATCAAAGAACGGGCACCGGAGTACGATGCTCAGTACGCTCAAATGATCCTGGATTACACCATCGAACAAGGTGGTAAGATGGGTACGCAAACCGAGGAGGCAAAGTGGAAACAAGGCAAGTACTTCTCCACCCGTTACGAGATCTATATGTACGCTGCGTTACTTGGTCTTAAAAAGGACTATAGCATTCCTATTGCGAGAGGGACCGATAAGAAGAAGTTCATTGAAATAAAATCTTGGCAGCCCAGCGAAGTGGCGGACTACATCATCATGGCATTATTGGCCAAGTCCGACTTAGACCTCAATGAATTAGAACACATGGAGGAGAAGGAGGTAGAGGACAAGATCACGGAACTACGCAGCTTATTAGAGTCCTATGCGAATGGAGGGTTCGACATCATTCGTGCAAAGCGAGATGAGGATGCAGCGTTTTTTATGGAGAATGAGAACTGCTTTCTTGACCTTCTTGGCTAGAGGAGGTACTCTTAGGTGAAGCTCATTGTCAATTTTTAATTCTGGTTCATCATGCCTTAAAAGGGGGCAGGAGTTGATGCAGGGGGTTGGAGACTAATTCTTACTCCGCACTCTTGACAGAATGAATTTATTCTTTGCTTTGAGAATCTTCTCTGTGGTTTCACGCACTAGTTCATCAGAATACAAGGGGTACTGTGCCTTCACGATTCGGGAGGTTCGCATAAAAACGTACGGCATGTCTTGTAGAATATTGTCCCTAGATTCATCAGCATTGGAAATAAGCAGAATGAAGTAATTCAGGATAGCGGATAGACTTCGAATGCCAAAGGTGTTGTAGATAATTTTATCGTTTGAGTAGATGATTCCTTCCCAAAGAGAGGTGGCGATATTGCCATAGGACGACAGTTCATCCTCTTCTTCATATGTATCGACTTCAACCTTCTTTCCGAAGAGACTATTGCGGCCATGAGCAAG
The nucleotide sequence above comes from Flavobacteriales bacterium. Encoded proteins:
- a CDS encoding AAA family ATPase, with product MILKSIELRDFMCYAGSNKMVFADGINLIIGDNGYGKSKLFDAFHWVMYDECFDSSLKKFSGTRFMKKQIVSDKAIHDTEEGMVTASVMLIFHNEREHEYQLERRYSVHKRSDEVKEQEGSELIIRRKDMSILTASIINDPEEIERIKASVLPANIKPYMWFQGEQVESIIDFNKDASLTQAINVLSNIARYDNLVGLSESLKEDADKEYNKKIREQSKDREQSEELELKRRQLLEKIEAYSLQELKLKDNLAEAEERSEALIQRVAAAEQIRELEGKREQAIANLEQVNEDLNEELMFYHKRMFTSKWVLKGTEPLFASYSIKYGAYDKKKLELRAELQVRLEQETQLKRKMQTRLPIDVPEPIHVERMLEAERCLVCDRVAERGSEAWNKIKELLDRTHDENKALEEEAHTVHDFSPDLKRLYNNGLALAPSVQGVDRDIANTRKQIKKYETRRKVISQDLDKLAASIQELISNSALDINAAKNLLHDYTAQSENVRRFDREAGNLGHDIASLKEARDKINEQLQALVTGELPAYLEEKVKVLTEFHMVTHSTRDRVFKQLVSELEKEANTHYADMTKGNLSARGIIHLKELANGNYMPELVDDQGNALLNLNTGNIILIKLATIMAIISARQGTRATDLYTLITDAPMSVFGEDYTLGFCRTVSKVYRQSIIMSKEFYKNIALRDQLFNDPEIKLGKVYEITPSIPEAERANRNSLATIIKALN